One segment of Amycolatopsis alba DSM 44262 DNA contains the following:
- a CDS encoding ANTAR domain-containing protein: MRNREKWVADTLVELADTLVPAFDPENYWLCVADRYQQLVPLSSISLVADSRQAAQPIVVNTDERLGTPEMTGLLAEEGPGIDCRTGGHIVNVRLDDVPVRWEKLVPAALSLGYLSVHAFPIRRRLDVLGTVTILTTGTVHLPTADVLIADALADVAATAMLNHHAITELTRTTTQLQGALSSRVIIEQAKGLVSARLEIDPSAAFLLLRRYARGHNQRIGALCEQLVARRMTVSELVAAVPKHVTGQGRRR, translated from the coding sequence ATGCGGAACCGAGAAAAGTGGGTCGCCGACACGTTGGTCGAACTGGCCGACACTCTGGTACCCGCTTTCGATCCGGAAAACTATTGGCTTTGCGTGGCCGACAGATACCAGCAGTTGGTCCCCCTGTCCTCCATCTCGCTGGTCGCCGACAGCAGGCAGGCGGCCCAGCCGATCGTGGTGAACACCGACGAACGACTGGGTACGCCCGAGATGACCGGACTCCTCGCCGAGGAGGGGCCCGGTATCGACTGCCGCACCGGCGGGCACATCGTCAACGTGCGTCTCGACGATGTACCTGTCCGCTGGGAGAAACTGGTACCGGCCGCGCTTTCCCTCGGCTACCTGTCCGTGCACGCGTTTCCGATCCGGCGCCGCCTGGACGTGCTCGGCACCGTGACGATCCTGACCACCGGCACCGTCCACCTGCCCACCGCGGACGTCCTGATCGCGGACGCGCTCGCCGACGTCGCCGCCACCGCCATGCTGAACCACCACGCGATCACCGAACTGACGAGGACCACCACGCAACTCCAGGGAGCGTTGTCCAGCCGGGTGATCATCGAACAGGCCAAGGGGCTGGTATCCGCCCGGCTGGAGATCGATCCCAGCGCGGCGTTCCTCTTGCTGCGCCGTTACGCGCGCGGCCACAACCAGCGGATCGGCGCACTTTGCGAGCAGCTGGTCGCCAGGCGGATGACGGTTTCCGAACTGGTGGCCGCGGTCCCGAAACACGTGACGGGTCAAGGCCGCCGCCGGTGA
- a CDS encoding aspartate-semialdehyde dehydrogenase — translation MAEGLRVGVVGATGQVGGVMRRLLAERGFPVAEMRYFASARSAGSKLPWRDGEIVIEDATTADPSGLDIALFSAGGSTSKAQAERFAAAGATVIDNSSAWRMDPEVPLIVSEVNPEAVKEARKGIIANPNCTTMAAMPVLKPLHAEAGLVRLVASTYQAVSGSGLAGVEELEGQLAAAAPNAGALTHDGAAVTFPEPKKYARTIAHNVLPMAGSIVDDGEFETDEEKKFRNESRKILSIPELRVSCTCVRVPVFSGHSISINAEFSQALSVARATELLSGAPGVELSDIPTPLQAAGQDPSYVGRLRTDPGVDGGRGLALFLSNDNLRKGAALNAVQIAELIAAHS, via the coding sequence ATGGCTGAAGGTCTGCGAGTAGGAGTTGTCGGGGCGACCGGTCAGGTCGGCGGTGTCATGCGCCGTCTGCTGGCCGAACGGGGTTTCCCGGTCGCCGAAATGCGGTACTTCGCTTCGGCGCGGTCCGCGGGCTCGAAACTTCCCTGGCGTGACGGGGAAATCGTCATCGAGGACGCGACGACCGCGGATCCGTCCGGTTTGGACATCGCGCTGTTCTCGGCCGGTGGCTCGACCTCCAAGGCGCAGGCGGAGCGGTTCGCCGCGGCCGGCGCCACGGTGATCGACAACTCGTCGGCGTGGCGTATGGACCCCGAGGTCCCGCTGATCGTCAGCGAGGTCAACCCGGAGGCGGTCAAGGAAGCGCGCAAGGGGATCATCGCGAACCCCAACTGCACCACCATGGCCGCGATGCCGGTGCTCAAGCCGCTGCACGCCGAAGCGGGCCTGGTGCGGCTGGTCGCCAGCACCTATCAGGCGGTGTCCGGCAGCGGGCTCGCCGGTGTCGAGGAGCTGGAAGGCCAGCTGGCCGCGGCGGCGCCGAACGCGGGCGCGCTGACCCACGACGGCGCGGCGGTCACCTTCCCCGAGCCGAAGAAGTACGCGCGGACCATCGCGCACAACGTCCTCCCGATGGCTGGGTCCATTGTGGACGACGGCGAGTTCGAGACGGACGAAGAGAAGAAGTTCCGCAACGAGAGCCGCAAGATCCTGAGCATCCCGGAGCTGCGCGTCTCCTGCACCTGTGTGCGGGTGCCGGTGTTCTCGGGGCACTCGATCTCGATCAACGCGGAGTTCTCGCAGGCGCTTTCGGTCGCCCGCGCGACCGAACTGCTGTCCGGCGCTCCCGGCGTCGAACTGTCGGACATCCCGACGCCGCTGCAGGCCGCCGGCCAGGACCCGTCGTACGTCGGGCGCCTGCGGACGGATCCGGGTGTCGACGGCGGTCGCGGTCTGGCGCTGTTCCTGTCGAACGACAACCTGCGCAAGGGCGCGGCGCTCAACGCCGTGCAGATCGCGGAACTGATCGCCGCCCACTCCTGA
- a CDS encoding M48 family metallopeptidase, giving the protein MKSSRGLLAAVLLAGFPLLVLAFVGGIVTLEVVALQHNVFTAVKLGIITVPVGWILLKTLLTVERATDDDVPGVAVTPESQPALWALVRELADEAGTRPPDEIYLDADVNAAVTERTSWLGLRVLRRRMIIGVPLIMGLRQDQFRAVLAHELGHYSNKDTRFSALTYRGRKSIARVVNGLGRDGYFERFVGWLFKQYAKLYFMVSMSVCRAQELAADAVSARLAGTDAAASALREIEALAVTWRFFMNNYAAIGWDAGYLPDRFGEGYRALLTDPTRAEQMDEMRRNPSEEKTSRWDTHPATRDRVATLEAGDRIPVRPGGERPATELLTGAEKMLDEALFTVFSDEALAKRRTDWQSLVAIGRRHAAAEVAAEILGERTLDMALDLLDAGRHEELADPDSKPPAGVGPRARREFAATSVRGRLAVVVHAALTDVGAGRWSLSWSGPAPFALDEPLEDQLAPALDQAAAAESDTAPLRALLTATGVPAGYRPSPTLVRS; this is encoded by the coding sequence GTGAAGTCTTCACGTGGGCTGCTCGCTGCCGTCCTGCTCGCCGGGTTTCCACTGCTCGTGCTGGCGTTCGTGGGCGGCATCGTCACGCTCGAGGTAGTGGCGCTGCAACACAATGTCTTCACCGCGGTGAAGCTCGGCATCATCACGGTTCCGGTCGGCTGGATCCTGCTCAAGACCCTGCTCACGGTCGAGCGGGCCACCGACGACGACGTACCCGGTGTCGCGGTGACACCGGAGTCCCAGCCCGCACTGTGGGCGCTGGTCCGGGAGCTGGCGGACGAGGCGGGCACCCGGCCGCCGGACGAGATCTATCTCGACGCCGACGTCAACGCCGCGGTCACCGAGCGGACCTCGTGGCTCGGCCTGCGGGTGCTACGGCGGCGCATGATCATCGGGGTCCCGTTGATCATGGGTCTGCGCCAGGACCAGTTCCGCGCGGTGCTCGCGCACGAACTGGGGCACTACAGCAACAAGGACACCCGGTTCTCCGCGCTGACCTATCGCGGGCGCAAGTCCATCGCGCGGGTGGTCAACGGCCTGGGTCGCGACGGCTACTTCGAGCGCTTCGTCGGCTGGCTGTTCAAGCAGTACGCGAAGCTGTATTTCATGGTCTCGATGAGCGTCTGCCGGGCGCAGGAACTCGCGGCCGACGCCGTCTCGGCGCGGCTCGCCGGTACCGACGCGGCGGCTTCGGCGCTGCGTGAGATCGAGGCGCTGGCCGTCACCTGGCGGTTCTTCATGAACAACTACGCCGCGATCGGCTGGGACGCGGGCTACCTCCCGGACCGGTTCGGCGAGGGCTACCGCGCACTGCTCACCGACCCGACCAGGGCCGAGCAGATGGACGAGATGCGGCGGAACCCGTCGGAGGAGAAGACCTCGCGCTGGGACACGCATCCGGCCACGCGGGACCGCGTCGCGACGCTCGAAGCGGGCGACCGGATCCCGGTCCGCCCCGGCGGCGAGCGCCCCGCGACCGAACTGCTGACGGGCGCCGAGAAGATGCTCGACGAGGCGCTGTTCACCGTCTTCTCCGACGAAGCGCTCGCGAAGCGGCGGACGGACTGGCAGTCGCTGGTCGCCATCGGCCGTCGCCACGCCGCCGCCGAAGTGGCCGCCGAGATCCTCGGCGAACGCACCCTGGACATGGCGCTGGACCTGCTGGACGCGGGCAGGCACGAAGAGCTCGCCGATCCCGACTCGAAGCCGCCCGCCGGTGTCGGCCCACGGGCCCGCCGGGAGTTCGCGGCCACCTCCGTCCGCGGGCGGCTGGCGGTCGTGGTGCACGCGGCGCTCACCGACGTCGGCGCGGGGCGATGGTCGCTGTCGTGGTCGGGTCCGGCGCCGTTCGCCCTCGACGAGCCGCTGGAGGACCAGCTGGCACCCGCGCTCGACCAGGCCGCCGCGGCCGAATCCGACACCGCGCCGCTGCGCGCGCTGCTGACGGCCACCGGGGTGCCTGCCGGTTACCGGCCGTCACCCACTCTTGTTCGCTCATAA
- a CDS encoding RtcB family protein, which produces MYTAVEGSRVPIRMWADPTSVEDQAMRQLHNVANLPWVHGVAVMPDVHYGKGATVGSVIAMRDAVSPAAVGVDIGCGMSAVRTSLTAADLPDDLLKLRRRIESAVPVGFGLHKTPVNPAKVHGVGGWDAFWKSFGDLHSGVQDLHDRAARQIGSLGGGNHFIEVCLEQGGDDEGRVWLMLHSGSRNIGKELAERHMAVARKLPHNADLPDPDLAVFVAGTPEMQAYRRDLFWAQDYAARNRATMVALVKQALKDVVPQTTFDDAISCHHNYVAEETYDDVELLVTRKGAIRAGSGDLGIIPGSMGTGSYIVRGLGNASSFQSASHGAGRRMSRNKAKKLFTAEDLAAQTAGVECRKDSGVVDEIPAAYKDIETVIKAQTDLVEVVAHLKQVVCVKG; this is translated from the coding sequence ATGTACACGGCGGTCGAAGGCTCGCGGGTTCCGATCCGGATGTGGGCCGACCCCACGTCGGTCGAGGACCAGGCCATGCGGCAGCTGCACAACGTCGCCAACCTGCCGTGGGTGCACGGCGTCGCGGTCATGCCCGACGTCCACTACGGCAAGGGTGCGACCGTCGGCAGCGTGATCGCGATGCGCGACGCCGTGTCCCCGGCCGCCGTCGGCGTGGACATCGGCTGCGGGATGAGCGCGGTGCGGACCTCGCTCACCGCCGCCGATCTGCCCGACGACCTGCTGAAGCTCCGCCGCCGGATCGAATCTGCCGTCCCGGTCGGCTTCGGCCTGCACAAGACCCCGGTGAACCCGGCGAAGGTGCACGGTGTCGGTGGCTGGGACGCGTTCTGGAAGTCCTTCGGCGACCTGCACTCCGGCGTCCAGGACCTGCACGACCGCGCGGCGCGGCAGATCGGGAGCCTCGGTGGCGGCAACCACTTCATCGAGGTCTGCCTCGAACAGGGCGGCGACGACGAAGGCCGCGTGTGGCTGATGCTGCATTCGGGTTCGCGCAACATCGGCAAGGAACTCGCGGAACGGCATATGGCCGTCGCGCGGAAACTGCCGCACAACGCGGACCTGCCGGATCCGGACCTCGCGGTGTTCGTCGCGGGCACCCCGGAGATGCAGGCGTACCGGCGCGACCTGTTCTGGGCGCAGGACTACGCGGCGCGTAACCGCGCCACCATGGTCGCGCTCGTGAAGCAGGCGCTGAAGGACGTCGTCCCGCAGACGACGTTCGACGACGCCATCTCCTGTCACCATAATTATGTAGCCGAAGAGACCTACGACGACGTCGAACTGCTGGTGACCCGCAAGGGCGCGATCCGCGCGGGTTCGGGTGACCTCGGGATCATTCCCGGCAGCATGGGCACCGGTTCGTACATCGTGCGCGGTCTCGGGAACGCGTCGTCCTTCCAGTCCGCGTCGCACGGCGCCGGCCGCCGGATGTCGCGGAACAAGGCCAAGAAGCTGTTCACCGCCGAAGACCTCGCCGCGCAGACCGCCGGGGTGGAATGCCGCAAGGACTCCGGTGTGGTGGACGAGATCCCGGCCGCGTACAAGGACATCGAAACGGTGATCAAGGCGCAGACGGATCTCGTCGAGGTGGTCGCGCACCTCAAGCAGGTCGTCTGCGTGAAGGGCTGA
- a CDS encoding helix-turn-helix transcriptional regulator: MESLGVYLKSRRDRVTPAEIGLRTYGTSRRVPGLRREELAQLAGVSAGYYTRLEQGLAETASQQVLDALARVLRLDDVETGHLHNLARQSALPELSDPGPEDPHPRVLALLENLAEAVPAVVLGRRGDVLAWNRAGHALTAEHVGFDAPRDPGRRPSVPRMFFLDPLTRNLFGNWAELARVHVAYLRLTAGRYPTDARLAGLIGELTMRSDEFATLWATGDVADCTVGAMRLRHPTVGAVDVDYQVWLQPDSPGHRLEIYTPKDPGSADALKILTRFDR, translated from the coding sequence ATGGAAAGCCTCGGTGTGTACCTCAAGAGCCGTCGTGACCGGGTGACCCCCGCCGAGATCGGCCTGCGCACCTACGGCACCTCCCGCCGCGTGCCCGGCCTGCGCCGCGAGGAACTCGCCCAGCTCGCCGGGGTGAGCGCCGGGTACTACACGCGGCTGGAGCAGGGACTTGCCGAAACCGCTTCACAGCAGGTGCTCGACGCGCTCGCCCGCGTGCTCCGGCTCGACGACGTCGAAACCGGCCATCTGCACAACCTCGCCCGGCAGTCCGCGCTCCCGGAACTGTCCGACCCCGGCCCGGAAGACCCGCATCCTCGCGTCCTCGCGCTGCTGGAGAACCTCGCCGAAGCCGTGCCCGCCGTCGTGCTCGGCAGACGCGGCGACGTCCTCGCGTGGAACCGCGCGGGGCACGCGCTCACCGCCGAACACGTCGGCTTCGACGCGCCGCGGGATCCCGGACGACGACCGTCCGTGCCGCGGATGTTCTTCCTCGACCCGCTCACCAGGAACCTGTTCGGCAACTGGGCCGAACTCGCCCGCGTCCACGTCGCCTATCTGCGGCTGACCGCGGGCCGGTATCCCACCGACGCCCGCCTGGCCGGGCTCATCGGCGAACTGACCATGCGCAGCGACGAGTTCGCGACGCTCTGGGCGACCGGCGACGTCGCCGACTGCACCGTCGGCGCCATGCGCCTGCGGCACCCGACGGTCGGCGCGGTCGACGTCGACTACCAGGTGTGGCTCCAGCCCGACAGCCCCGGCCACCGGCTGGAGATCTACACGCCGAAGGATCCGGGATCCGCCGACGCGCTGAAGATCCTGACCCGATTTGATCGCTAA
- a CDS encoding nitroreductase family protein: MHKPAQTSTPIASILAARWSPRAYDEAATVTDDQVRALLEAARWAPSFGNTQPARYLVGLRGTPSFDRVLSTLNSGNRAWAHRAGLLLIGVMVTTNEKGEVPYAEYGLGLASENLVLQAVELGLIAHQMAGFSAEAAKDFFGLPDDVVPKVAIAVGHPADPSVLEEDWRIEREKAPRERVSLAEFAYADAWGTSAFSD; encoded by the coding sequence ATGCACAAACCCGCCCAGACGAGTACCCCGATCGCGTCGATCCTGGCCGCCAGGTGGAGTCCTCGCGCCTACGACGAGGCCGCCACGGTCACCGACGACCAGGTCCGCGCGCTGCTCGAAGCGGCCCGCTGGGCACCGTCGTTCGGCAACACCCAGCCCGCCCGCTACCTGGTCGGTCTCCGGGGCACGCCGTCGTTCGACCGCGTCCTCTCGACGCTCAACTCGGGCAACCGCGCGTGGGCCCACCGCGCCGGTCTGCTGCTGATCGGCGTGATGGTGACCACGAACGAGAAGGGCGAAGTTCCGTACGCCGAGTACGGGCTGGGGCTGGCGAGCGAGAACCTCGTGCTCCAGGCCGTCGAACTCGGCCTGATCGCGCATCAGATGGCCGGCTTCTCCGCCGAAGCGGCGAAGGACTTCTTCGGCCTGCCCGACGACGTCGTCCCCAAGGTCGCCATCGCCGTCGGGCACCCCGCGGACCCCTCGGTACTCGAAGAGGACTGGCGGATCGAGCGCGAGAAGGCGCCACGCGAGCGCGTTTCGCTGGCGGAGTTCGCCTACGCGGACGCCTGGGGCACGAGCGCCTTTTCCGACTGA
- a CDS encoding MFS transporter, giving the protein MTRQHNRAWFGLLVILCPVFLVSMDGSILFLAMPRISQALTPTADQALWILDVYGFAVGSLLIAFGTIGDRYGRLKLLMIGAAVFGGASTAAAFAPSPELLIAFRALMGLAGATLLPSALAVLSELFPDPRRRARAIGVFAAAFAAGFAIGPVVGGVLLERFSWGSVFLVNLPVIVVFLALAPVLLREVRATSEGCVDALSVALSAVGLLLAIYGVKHAAAEGLSAVAVAAGIAGAGLLVWFARRQRGLDHPLIEFSLFRDRVFTIAIVTGLLPLAAWSAAAYLSGVHLQSVLGLPVLHAALLALPGAAVLTTFCVVTPALVDRIGKRAALVTCHFSIALGLALLLMTGVTGGAGWYVASTVVAGVGYGISFSVVADTAVAAVPAERAGAAGAIAETSNEIGNALGIALMGSLAALVFRLAGPGLAPTLGETLQLPGIAPTAAVDAKEAFVAGLHTAVAVLSLLHVALGILALRWLPQSEKALVPQASA; this is encoded by the coding sequence ATGACACGACAGCACAACCGGGCCTGGTTCGGCCTGCTGGTGATCCTCTGCCCGGTCTTCCTGGTCTCGATGGACGGGTCGATCCTGTTCCTCGCGATGCCCAGGATCAGCCAGGCGCTCACGCCGACGGCCGATCAGGCGCTGTGGATCCTCGACGTCTACGGCTTCGCGGTCGGCTCGCTGCTCATCGCGTTCGGCACCATCGGCGACCGCTACGGCCGCCTGAAGCTGCTGATGATCGGCGCCGCGGTGTTCGGCGGGGCCTCCACCGCCGCGGCGTTCGCCCCGAGCCCGGAACTGCTCATCGCCTTCCGCGCCCTGATGGGGCTGGCCGGCGCCACACTGCTGCCGTCCGCGCTGGCCGTGCTGAGCGAGCTTTTCCCCGATCCGCGACGACGGGCGCGGGCCATCGGTGTCTTCGCGGCCGCGTTCGCCGCGGGTTTCGCGATCGGCCCGGTCGTCGGCGGTGTCCTGCTGGAGCGGTTCTCCTGGGGTTCGGTCTTCCTGGTCAACTTGCCGGTGATCGTGGTGTTCCTGGCGCTCGCGCCGGTGCTGCTTCGGGAGGTGCGGGCCACGAGCGAGGGGTGCGTCGACGCGCTGAGCGTGGCGCTGTCCGCCGTCGGCCTGCTGCTCGCGATCTACGGGGTCAAGCACGCCGCCGCCGAAGGACTGTCCGCGGTCGCTGTCGCCGCGGGGATCGCCGGGGCCGGGCTGCTGGTGTGGTTCGCCCGGCGCCAGCGTGGTCTCGACCACCCGCTGATCGAGTTCTCCCTGTTCCGCGACCGGGTCTTCACGATCGCGATCGTGACCGGGCTGCTGCCCTTGGCGGCGTGGTCGGCGGCCGCCTACCTGTCGGGAGTCCACCTGCAGTCCGTGCTCGGCCTGCCCGTCCTGCACGCGGCGCTGCTGGCACTGCCCGGCGCGGCCGTGCTCACGACCTTCTGTGTCGTCACGCCCGCGCTGGTCGACCGGATCGGCAAACGCGCGGCGCTGGTCACCTGCCACTTCTCCATCGCGCTCGGGCTCGCGCTGCTGCTCATGACCGGCGTCACGGGCGGGGCGGGGTGGTACGTCGCCTCGACCGTGGTCGCCGGGGTCGGTTACGGCATCTCGTTCAGTGTGGTGGCCGACACGGCCGTCGCCGCCGTGCCTGCCGAACGGGCGGGAGCGGCGGGCGCGATCGCCGAGACGAGCAACGAGATCGGCAACGCGCTGGGGATCGCGCTCATGGGGTCGCTCGCCGCGCTGGTGTTCCGCCTGGCCGGGCCGGGTCTCGCGCCCACGCTCGGCGAAACCCTCCAGCTCCCCGGTATCGCGCCCACGGCTGCCGTTGACGCGAAGGAGGCCTTCGTCGCGGGCCTCCACACCGCCGTCGCGGTGCTGAGCCTGCTGCACGTCGCGCTCGGGATCCTCGCCTTGCGCTGGCTCCCTCAGTCGGAAAAGGCGCTCGTGCCCCAGGCGTCCGCGTAG
- a CDS encoding aspartate kinase, protein MALVVQKYGGSSLESADRIKRVAERIVATKKAGNDVVVVCSAMGDTTDELLDLAQQVNPAPPEREMDMLLTAGERISNSLVAMAISAQGAEAWSFTGSQAGVVTTSVHGNARIIDVSPSRVTEALDQGYIALVAGFQGVSQDTKDITTLGRGGSDTTAVALAAALNADVCEIYSDVDGVYTADPRVVPDARKLDTIAYEEMLELAASGSKILHLRSVEYARRYGVPIRVRSSYSDKPGTTVTGSIEEIPVEQALITGVAHDRSEAKITVTGVPDHAGAAAKIFRVIADNEIDIDMVLQNVSSTSSGRTDITFTLSKANGAKAVQSLEKIKGEIGFESVLYDDHVGKVSLVGAGMRSHPGVTATFCEALAQSGVNIEIINTSEIRISVLIRDAQLDDAVRAIHEAFELGGDEEAVVYAGSGR, encoded by the coding sequence GTGGCCCTCGTGGTCCAGAAGTACGGCGGTTCGTCGCTGGAAAGTGCCGACCGGATCAAACGCGTCGCGGAACGCATCGTCGCCACCAAGAAGGCGGGCAACGACGTGGTCGTCGTCTGCTCCGCCATGGGCGACACGACCGACGAGCTGCTCGACCTGGCTCAGCAGGTCAATCCGGCGCCGCCGGAACGCGAGATGGACATGCTGCTCACCGCCGGTGAGCGTATTTCCAACTCGCTGGTGGCGATGGCGATTTCGGCGCAGGGCGCGGAGGCCTGGTCGTTCACCGGTTCGCAGGCCGGTGTGGTGACGACGTCCGTGCACGGCAACGCGCGGATCATCGACGTCAGCCCCAGCCGCGTGACGGAGGCCCTCGACCAGGGCTACATCGCGCTGGTGGCGGGGTTCCAGGGCGTGTCCCAGGACACCAAGGACATCACCACCCTCGGCCGCGGCGGCTCGGACACCACCGCCGTCGCGCTGGCCGCGGCGCTGAACGCCGACGTCTGCGAGATCTATTCCGATGTGGACGGTGTGTACACCGCCGATCCGCGCGTCGTGCCCGACGCCCGCAAGCTCGACACCATCGCCTACGAGGAGATGCTGGAGCTGGCCGCTAGCGGGTCGAAGATCCTGCACCTGCGCTCGGTGGAGTACGCGCGCCGCTACGGCGTCCCGATCCGAGTCCGTTCTTCCTACAGTGACAAGCCGGGCACCACCGTGACCGGTTCTATCGAGGAGATCCCCGTGGAACAAGCGTTGATCACCGGTGTGGCGCACGACCGCTCCGAAGCCAAGATCACGGTGACCGGTGTGCCCGACCACGCCGGCGCCGCCGCGAAGATCTTCCGGGTGATCGCCGACAACGAGATCGACATCGACATGGTGCTGCAGAACGTGTCCAGCACGTCGTCGGGCCGCACCGACATCACCTTCACGCTGTCGAAGGCCAACGGGGCGAAGGCCGTGCAGTCGCTGGAGAAGATCAAGGGCGAGATCGGTTTCGAGTCGGTCCTCTACGACGACCATGTCGGCAAGGTGTCGCTCGTCGGCGCGGGGATGCGTTCGCACCCCGGTGTCACGGCGACGTTCTGCGAGGCGCTCGCGCAGTCGGGCGTGAACATCGAAATCATCAACACCTCGGAAATCCGGATCTCGGTCCTGATCCGGGACGCGCAGCTCGACGACGCGGTGCGCGCGATCCACGAAGCATTCGAACTCGGCGGCGACGAAGAAGCCGTCGTCTACGCGGGGAGTGGTCGCTGA
- a CDS encoding ANTAR domain-containing protein, whose translation MKDGFDGRYTPAAMRRFVEEERGRAIRAASRAERHEGLIETAGTEMRPFHRRMAGLHRDTERRHRASAELHATHADSLESWAARDSRTLPPKFMTAVAQASGSRSMTVTLLGRNNVEAAVASSDPIAEAAHDLEYVIGEGPSRTAMIRPAPLSVCGEEALTREWPTFGPAVRELGIWAVASARLGAIDLPLGALTAYRTGAEPDPVSARSVGSVAEVLTATALRLDEPSGDGLPPHPLFDEVDQHLVVHQATGAVMISDECTAADALALIRARAFVRNQSITEVALEIVARSRGLN comes from the coding sequence ATGAAGGACGGCTTCGACGGTCGTTACACTCCCGCGGCGATGCGAAGGTTCGTCGAGGAGGAGCGCGGCCGCGCGATCCGTGCCGCGAGCCGCGCCGAGCGGCACGAAGGCCTGATCGAAACGGCCGGTACGGAAATGCGGCCCTTCCACCGCCGGATGGCCGGACTCCACCGGGACACGGAACGCCGTCACCGCGCCTCGGCCGAGCTGCACGCCACGCACGCCGACTCCCTGGAGTCCTGGGCGGCACGGGATTCGCGCACGCTGCCGCCGAAGTTCATGACGGCGGTCGCTCAGGCGTCCGGCAGCCGGAGCATGACCGTGACCCTGCTCGGCAGGAACAACGTCGAGGCCGCGGTCGCCTCTTCCGATCCGATCGCCGAAGCGGCGCACGACCTCGAATACGTCATCGGCGAAGGGCCCTCCAGGACGGCGATGATCCGCCCCGCCCCGCTGAGCGTCTGCGGTGAGGAGGCGCTGACGCGCGAATGGCCCACCTTTGGTCCCGCCGTGCGCGAACTCGGGATCTGGGCGGTGGCTTCGGCCCGCCTGGGCGCGATCGATCTTCCGCTGGGAGCACTCACCGCGTACCGGACCGGCGCGGAACCGGATCCCGTGTCCGCGCGATCGGTCGGTTCGGTGGCCGAAGTCCTCACAGCCACGGCGCTGCGGCTCGACGAGCCCTCCGGTGACGGGCTGCCCCCGCATCCGCTGTTCGACGAAGTGGATCAGCACCTCGTGGTGCATCAGGCCACGGGAGCGGTGATGATCTCCGACGAGTGCACCGCCGCGGACGCGCTCGCGCTCATCCGCGCGCGGGCCTTCGTCCGGAACCAGAGCATCACCGAGGTCGCGCTCGAGATCGTGGCCCGGTCGCGCGGGCTCAACTGA
- a CDS encoding DUF4034 domain-containing protein: MLWLLKSRERKAVFALMKEAKRRGVEVDELTATMTPEELAALLPPKKPKFKGKIPDVTRWGLPADGEVSTKEYWTDEEILAVQASTAHGEWEGAAALLASTWGNWDRRNLVTGALGEAAAQDDEWLRAWRKARPGDRDVTLVDAESLVHVAWEVRSGLQAKHVTEEQFAAFFRVLEQAEEAARKASELAPEDPTPWVTALAVAMGRQYENDRYLEIWAELADRDPQHRGAHTRALQYWCAKWFGSNERMWEFAETAAAKSPKLAPLLLIAAHESEFQDVPAWRDPRVSGALDGIVAWLNGEGRDHPSTRTDRAYAAKALVENGRFDEAVEQFRHLGTRADAGIWAYSGDARGEFLATRYAACFGATQP, translated from the coding sequence ATGCTTTGGCTGCTCAAATCCCGTGAACGCAAGGCCGTCTTCGCCCTGATGAAGGAGGCGAAGCGGCGCGGCGTCGAGGTCGACGAGCTCACCGCGACCATGACGCCGGAAGAGCTCGCCGCGCTGCTGCCGCCGAAGAAGCCCAAGTTCAAGGGCAAGATCCCGGACGTCACGCGCTGGGGCCTCCCGGCCGACGGCGAGGTGTCGACCAAGGAGTACTGGACCGACGAGGAGATCCTCGCCGTCCAGGCGTCGACCGCTCACGGCGAATGGGAAGGCGCCGCCGCGCTGCTGGCGTCGACCTGGGGGAACTGGGACCGTCGCAACCTGGTGACCGGCGCGCTCGGCGAGGCCGCCGCGCAGGACGACGAGTGGCTGCGCGCGTGGCGCAAAGCCCGCCCCGGTGACCGGGACGTGACACTGGTCGACGCGGAATCGCTGGTGCACGTGGCGTGGGAGGTGCGCAGCGGGCTGCAGGCGAAACACGTCACCGAAGAGCAGTTCGCCGCGTTCTTCCGGGTGCTGGAGCAGGCCGAGGAGGCCGCGCGCAAGGCGTCCGAGCTCGCTCCCGAGGACCCGACGCCCTGGGTGACCGCGCTCGCGGTCGCGATGGGGCGGCAGTACGAAAACGACCGGTACCTGGAGATCTGGGCGGAACTCGCCGACCGCGACCCGCAGCATCGCGGGGCGCACACGCGGGCACTGCAGTACTGGTGCGCGAAGTGGTTCGGCTCGAACGAGCGGATGTGGGAGTTCGCCGAGACCGCCGCGGCGAAGTCGCCGAAGCTGGCTCCGCTGCTGCTGATCGCCGCGCACGAATCCGAGTTCCAGGACGTGCCCGCGTGGCGGGACCCGCGGGTGTCCGGCGCGCTCGACGGGATCGTCGCGTGGCTGAACGGCGAAGGGCGGGATCACCCGTCGACACGCACGGACCGGGCGTACGCGGCGAAGGCGCTCGTGGAGAACGGGCGCTTCGACGAGGCCGTCGAGCAGTTCCGGCACTTGGGGACGCGGGCCGACGCCGGGATCTGGGCCTACAGCGGGGACGCGCGCGGCGAGTTCCTGGCGACGCGGTACGCGGCCTGCTTCGGGGCCACGCAACCCTGA